One genomic segment of Mastomys coucha isolate ucsf_1 unplaced genomic scaffold, UCSF_Mcou_1 pScaffold22, whole genome shotgun sequence includes these proteins:
- the Ntpcr gene encoding cancer-related nucleoside-triphosphatase isoform X2: MARHVFLTGPPGVGKTTLIQKAIEVLQSSGVPVDGFYTQEVRQEGKRIGFDVITLSGAQGPLSRVGSQPLPGKLECRVGQYVVDLASFEQLALPVLRNASPSCGPKHRVCIIDEIGKMELFSQAFIQAVRQMLSMPGVIIVGTIPVTKGKPLALVEEIRKRRDVKVTKENRNSLLPDIVAVVQSSRT, from the exons ATGGCGCGGCACGTGTTCCTCACGGGGCCTCCAG gGGTTGGCAAAACAACCTTGATCCAGAAAGCCATCGAGGTCCTGCAGTCTTCTGGGGTGCCCGTGGATGGGTTTTACACACAAGAAGtcaggcaggaagggaagaggataGGATTCGATGTCATCACCCTGTCTGGTGCCCAGGGGCCTCTGTCCAGAGTTGG GTCACAGCCTCTACCTGGAAAGCTCGAGTGTCGAGTGGGGCAGTACGTGGTGGACCTGGCTTCTTTTGAGCAGTTGGCACTGCCTGTCCTAAGAAAC GCAAGTCCTAGCTGTGGTCCCAAACACAGAGTGTGTATCATTGATGAGATTGGGAAGATGGAGCTGTTCAGCCAGGCTTTTATCCAAGCGGTCCGCCAGATGCTGTCCATGCCAGGCGTTATCATCGTTGGCACTATCCCAGTGACCAAAGGGAAGCCACTGGCTCTGGTGGAGGAGATCAGGAAGAGGCGTGACGTGAAG GTCACCAAGGAGAACAGGAATAGCCTCCTGCCAGATATTGTGGCCGTCGTGCAAAGCAGCCGGACCTAG
- the Ntpcr gene encoding cancer-related nucleoside-triphosphatase isoform X1: MARHVFLTGPPGVGKTTLIQKAIEVLQSSGVPVDGFYTQEVRQEGKRIGFDVITLSGAQGPLSRVGSQPLPGKLECRVGQYVVDLASFEQLALPVLRNASPSCGPKHRVCIIDEIGKMELFSQAFIQAVRQMLSMPGVIIVGTIPVTKGKPLALVEEIRKRRDVKVFNVTKENRNSLLPDIVAVVQSSRT, translated from the exons ATGGCGCGGCACGTGTTCCTCACGGGGCCTCCAG gGGTTGGCAAAACAACCTTGATCCAGAAAGCCATCGAGGTCCTGCAGTCTTCTGGGGTGCCCGTGGATGGGTTTTACACACAAGAAGtcaggcaggaagggaagaggataGGATTCGATGTCATCACCCTGTCTGGTGCCCAGGGGCCTCTGTCCAGAGTTGG GTCACAGCCTCTACCTGGAAAGCTCGAGTGTCGAGTGGGGCAGTACGTGGTGGACCTGGCTTCTTTTGAGCAGTTGGCACTGCCTGTCCTAAGAAAC GCAAGTCCTAGCTGTGGTCCCAAACACAGAGTGTGTATCATTGATGAGATTGGGAAGATGGAGCTGTTCAGCCAGGCTTTTATCCAAGCGGTCCGCCAGATGCTGTCCATGCCAGGCGTTATCATCGTTGGCACTATCCCAGTGACCAAAGGGAAGCCACTGGCTCTGGTGGAGGAGATCAGGAAGAGGCGTGACGTGAAGGTATTCAAT GTCACCAAGGAGAACAGGAATAGCCTCCTGCCAGATATTGTGGCCGTCGTGCAAAGCAGCCGGACCTAG